The proteins below are encoded in one region of Vannielia litorea:
- the motA gene encoding flagellar motor stator protein MotA, with protein MIGIVGIIIIFVMVFGGYLAAGGKMGIIMKSLPFELTMIGGAAIGAFVISNDMAAIKHTLKDIKKVFKGPHWDHSDYKDLLCLLFELIRLARQNPVALEEHIETPAESAIISRYPKILADSEAIEMICDTLRSASMNYDDPNQVEEVLEKRMSAKLHHAMHSSHAMQTMADGLPALGIVAAVLGVIKTMGSIDQPPEILGKMIGGALVGTFLGVFLAYGIVGPFASKMKAVIEEDAHFYQLIREVLVANLHQHATNICIEVGRQNTPGHSRPSFSELEEALKNLKSEAA; from the coding sequence ATGATCGGAATTGTCGGCATCATCATCATCTTCGTGATGGTTTTCGGCGGCTATCTCGCCGCGGGCGGCAAGATGGGCATCATCATGAAGTCGCTGCCCTTCGAGCTGACGATGATCGGCGGGGCGGCGATCGGGGCCTTCGTCATTTCCAACGACATGGCCGCGATCAAGCACACGCTGAAGGACATCAAGAAGGTGTTCAAGGGTCCGCACTGGGACCACAGCGACTACAAGGATCTGCTCTGCCTGCTCTTCGAGCTGATCCGGCTCGCCCGGCAAAATCCCGTGGCGCTGGAAGAGCACATAGAGACTCCGGCCGAGAGCGCGATCATCTCCCGCTACCCCAAGATTCTCGCGGACAGCGAGGCGATCGAGATGATCTGCGATACCCTGCGCTCGGCCTCGATGAATTACGATGACCCGAACCAGGTGGAGGAGGTGCTTGAAAAGCGGATGTCTGCCAAATTGCACCACGCCATGCATTCCTCCCACGCCATGCAGACCATGGCCGACGGTCTGCCCGCCCTTGGCATCGTTGCTGCCGTGCTCGGCGTGATCAAGACGATGGGATCCATCGACCAGCCGCCCGAGATCCTCGGCAAGATGATCGGCGGGGCGCTGGTGGGCACGTTTCTGGGCGTGTTCCTCGCCTACGGCATCGTGGGGCCCTTCGCCTCCAAGATGAAGGCCGTGATCGAGGAAGACGCGCATTTCTACCAGCTCATCCGCGAGGTGCTGGTGGCCAACCTGCACCAGCATGCCACCAACATCTGCATCGAGGTCGGCCGCCAGAACACGCCCGGCCACAGCCGTCC